Genomic segment of Campylobacter ureolyticus ACS-301-V-Sch3b:
AATAAGACTAGTAAAAAAACATTTTGGCCTTATGGGATATTAATTTCTTTTGCCTTAATCGTAGCATCATGCATTATGACTGTGATTTTGGCACTTGATCATCCAGTTCACATGGATAATTATTATTTTGAAAGTCTTGAAAATGTAGATAGAAACTATAATGAAATACAAGACTCACAAGAGAGATTTGATAAAAAATATAGTATTAAACTAATAAAAGATAGTTTTGATCTGCATAAAGATATAAATTTACAAATAAGCGTTTTACCAAAAATACAAAACAGTGATAAATTAAATTTTAAACTACTTGTAACAAGACCTGAAACATCTGAGTTTGACATTTCCCCAAATGCTAAATTTAATGGAAATATTTTAGAGCTTGATAG
This window contains:
- a CDS encoding FixH family protein, encoding MQKNKTSKKTFWPYGILISFALIVASCIMTVILALDHPVHMDNYYFESLENVDRNYNEIQDSQERFDKKYSIKLIKDSFDLHKDINLQISVLPKIQNSDKLNFKLLVTRPETSEFDISPNAKFNGNILELDSFKVPKVGRWRVDIKLNDGKDTGFYRMEFIAYESKS